The following proteins come from a genomic window of Panthera leo isolate Ple1 chromosome E2, P.leo_Ple1_pat1.1, whole genome shotgun sequence:
- the LOC122209048 gene encoding tigger transposable element-derived protein 1-like isoform X1 has protein sequence MRMGNKLGERGDKARNGRRQKQVWQERPRGCPCGHAGSYCGNWQCGEASSRCVAQGGGMKTTSRLQVSGKAPLGGIGLRHSAKRDRKSITLHMKLEVLRRFEEGEKLTQIARALGLATSTVASIRVNKDKIRANSQAATPVSATQLTRCRGVVMGHMERLLSLWIEEQKRQNLPISTLLIQDKARRLFVQLQHEQGSGTQAETFGASNGWFARFKARNNVLLTDEPAVADTQAAAHYPPVLRTILEEGCYSPHQVFNVDETGLFWKRLPERMLLALEGAAGPGLKASKDHLTLLLGGNAAGDFKLKPLLVYPSENPRALKGCSKASLPVVWRSNRNDWLTPSIFQEWFTGCFCPAVESYCASHGLPHRALLLLDGAPCHPAHLGGLSAHVRVEFLPKNTSALIQPMNQGVIATFKAYYLRRTLSQLVQETTGEDRPSVQEFWRSYTVVTAVDNIAEAWAELQPATMNSAWRKLWPECVPAGTPEPDTVPQLRRSIVALARHVGLGDAAEADVASLLQAHGEPPPHSIPQDAKDGAMSGSGLPWETGNGLVSRKQEPDFTEAVVGAGTEEAGVGALSPEHLAQALSHFAAGLQVLIENDPNRERSLRVSRGVHCALARLRELHRERRRQSRAAASSGGPVVVAARELAGSLPLPQFVFLSPQTVITGIMGCPPDCRNTTWASKPQSVSKGRCSCALAG, from the exons ATGAG GATGGGGAACAAACTGGGAGAAAGAGGTGACAAAGCTAGGAATGGAAGGAG GCAGAAGCAGGTGTGGCAGGAGAGGCCAAGAGGCTGCCCTTGTGGGCACGCTGGTAGCTACTGTGGAAACTGGCAGTGCGGAGAGGCTTCATCAAGGTGTGTGGCTCAGGGAGGCGGAATGAAGACAACTTCCCGCCTGCAGGTGTCGGGGAAGGCACCCCTTGGTGGGATTGGCCTCCGCCACAGTGCCAAGCGGGACCGAAAGTCCATCACCCTGCATATGAAGTTAGAGGTGCTTCGGAGGTTTGAGGAAGGTGAGAAGTTGACTCAGATTGCCCGGGCCTTGGGGCTGGCCACCTCTACCGTCGCCTCAATCCGTGTCAACAAGGACAAGATCCGGGCCAATTCCCAGGCAGCCACACCTGTCAGTGCCACGCAGCTGACCCGCTGCCGGGGTGTGGTGATGGGCCATATGGAACGCTTGCTGAGCCTATGGATTGAGGAGCAAAAGCGGCAGAACCTGCCCATCAGCACACTGCTCATCCAGGACAAGGCACGACGGCTCTTTGTGCAGCtgcagcatgagcagggcagtGGCACTCAGGCTGAGACCTTCGGGGCCAGTAACGGCTGGTTTGCCCGATTCAAGGCTCGCAACAATGTGCTTTTGACAGATGAGCCAGCTGTGGCTGACACCCAGGCTGCTGCCCACTATCCCCCAGTGCTGCGCACCATTCTGGAGGAGGGCTGTTACTCACCACACCAAGTTTTCAACGTGGATGAGACAGGCCTGTTCTGGAAGCGGCTGCCAGAGCGCATGTTGCTGGCACTGGAGGGGGCAGCCGGGCCTGGCCTCAAGGCCTCTAAGGACCACTTGACCCTGCTGCTTGGTGGCAacgcagctggtgactttaaacTGAAGCCTCTGCTAGTGTACCCCTCGGAGAATCCACGTGCCCTCAAGGGCTGCTCCAAGGCCAGCCTTCCTGTGGTCTGGCGCTCCAACCGCAATGACTGGCTGACACCCAGCATCTTCCAGGAGTGGTTTACTGGCTGCTTCTGTCCTGCTGTAGAGAGCTACTGTGCCAGCCATGGCCTCCCACACCGTGCCCTATTGCTCCTGGATGGTGCACCCTGCCACCCTGCTCACCTGGGTGGCCTCTCAGCCCACGTGAGGGTTGAGTTCCTGCCTAAGAACACATCGGCCCTGATCCAGCCCATGAACCAGGGTGTCATTGCCACATTCAAGGCCTATTACCTGCGCCGCACGCTCAGCCAGCTGGTCCAGGAGACGACTGGTGAAGACCGACCCTCTGTGCAGGAGTTCTGGCGCAGCTATACTGTCGTGACTGCTGTGGACAATATAGCTGAAGCCTGGGCAGAGCTGCAGCCTGCCACCATGAACAGCGCCTGGAGGAAGCTCTGGCCTGAGTGTGTCCCTGCTGGCACCCCTGAGCCTGACACTGTGCCTCAGCTCCGCCGCAGCATTGTGGCACTAGCTCGGCATGTGGGCCTTGGAGATGCAGCTGAGGCTGATGTTGCCAGCCTGCTGCAGGCCCATggggagcccccaccccacagcaTCCCCCAGGATGCAAAGGATGGGGCCATGAGTGGTTCTGGGCTGCCCTGGGAGACAGGGAATGGCCTGGTCTCTAGAAAACAAGAGCCAGATTTCACAGAGGCTGTGGTGGGTGCAGGCACTGAGGAAGCTGGTGTGGGTGCTCTGAGCCCTGAGCATCTCGCCCAGGCTCTGTCTCACTTTGCTGCTGGTTTACAGGTCCTCATAGAGAATGATCCAAACCGGGAGCGCAGCCTGCGGGTCTCCCGGGGTGTCCACTGTGCCCTTGCTCGCCTCCGGGAGCTACACCGGGAAAGGAGGCGACAGTCTCGGGCAGCTGCATCCTCAGGAGGCCCTGTGGTGGTGGCAGCAAGGGAGTTGGCAGGAAGCCTGCCATTGCCCCAA TTTGTTTTCCTGTCCCCCCAAACTGTAATCACAGGCATCATGGGGTGTCCACCTGATTGCCGAAACACCACTTGGGCCAGCAAACCACAGTCAGTCAGCAAGGGAAGGTGTTCTTGTGCTCTAGCTGGATGA
- the LOC122209048 gene encoding tigger transposable element-derived protein 1-like isoform X5, which yields MKTTSRLQVSGKAPLGGIGLRHSAKRDRKSITLHMKLEVLRRFEEGEKLTQIARALGLATSTVASIRVNKDKIRANSQAATPVSATQLTRCRGVVMGHMERLLSLWIEEQKRQNLPISTLLIQDKARRLFVQLQHEQGSGTQAETFGASNGWFARFKARNNVLLTDEPAVADTQAAAHYPPVLRTILEEGCYSPHQVFNVDETGLFWKRLPERMLLALEGAAGPGLKASKDHLTLLLGGNAAGDFKLKPLLVYPSENPRALKGCSKASLPVVWRSNRNDWLTPSIFQEWFTGCFCPAVESYCASHGLPHRALLLLDGAPCHPAHLGGLSAHVRVEFLPKNTSALIQPMNQGVIATFKAYYLRRTLSQLVQETTGEDRPSVQEFWRSYTVVTAVDNIAEAWAELQPATMNSAWRKLWPECVPAGTPEPDTVPQLRRSIVALARHVGLGDAAEADVASLLQAHGEPPPHSIPQDAKDGAMSGSGLPWETGNGLVSRKQEPDFTEAVVGAGTEEAGVGALSPEHLAQALSHFAAGLQVLIENDPNRERSLRVSRGVHCALARLRELHRERRRQSRAAASSGGPVVVAARELAGSLPLPQFVFLSPQTVITGIMGCPPDCRNTTWASKPQSVSKGRCSCALAG from the exons ATGAAGACAACTTCCCGCCTGCAGGTGTCGGGGAAGGCACCCCTTGGTGGGATTGGCCTCCGCCACAGTGCCAAGCGGGACCGAAAGTCCATCACCCTGCATATGAAGTTAGAGGTGCTTCGGAGGTTTGAGGAAGGTGAGAAGTTGACTCAGATTGCCCGGGCCTTGGGGCTGGCCACCTCTACCGTCGCCTCAATCCGTGTCAACAAGGACAAGATCCGGGCCAATTCCCAGGCAGCCACACCTGTCAGTGCCACGCAGCTGACCCGCTGCCGGGGTGTGGTGATGGGCCATATGGAACGCTTGCTGAGCCTATGGATTGAGGAGCAAAAGCGGCAGAACCTGCCCATCAGCACACTGCTCATCCAGGACAAGGCACGACGGCTCTTTGTGCAGCtgcagcatgagcagggcagtGGCACTCAGGCTGAGACCTTCGGGGCCAGTAACGGCTGGTTTGCCCGATTCAAGGCTCGCAACAATGTGCTTTTGACAGATGAGCCAGCTGTGGCTGACACCCAGGCTGCTGCCCACTATCCCCCAGTGCTGCGCACCATTCTGGAGGAGGGCTGTTACTCACCACACCAAGTTTTCAACGTGGATGAGACAGGCCTGTTCTGGAAGCGGCTGCCAGAGCGCATGTTGCTGGCACTGGAGGGGGCAGCCGGGCCTGGCCTCAAGGCCTCTAAGGACCACTTGACCCTGCTGCTTGGTGGCAacgcagctggtgactttaaacTGAAGCCTCTGCTAGTGTACCCCTCGGAGAATCCACGTGCCCTCAAGGGCTGCTCCAAGGCCAGCCTTCCTGTGGTCTGGCGCTCCAACCGCAATGACTGGCTGACACCCAGCATCTTCCAGGAGTGGTTTACTGGCTGCTTCTGTCCTGCTGTAGAGAGCTACTGTGCCAGCCATGGCCTCCCACACCGTGCCCTATTGCTCCTGGATGGTGCACCCTGCCACCCTGCTCACCTGGGTGGCCTCTCAGCCCACGTGAGGGTTGAGTTCCTGCCTAAGAACACATCGGCCCTGATCCAGCCCATGAACCAGGGTGTCATTGCCACATTCAAGGCCTATTACCTGCGCCGCACGCTCAGCCAGCTGGTCCAGGAGACGACTGGTGAAGACCGACCCTCTGTGCAGGAGTTCTGGCGCAGCTATACTGTCGTGACTGCTGTGGACAATATAGCTGAAGCCTGGGCAGAGCTGCAGCCTGCCACCATGAACAGCGCCTGGAGGAAGCTCTGGCCTGAGTGTGTCCCTGCTGGCACCCCTGAGCCTGACACTGTGCCTCAGCTCCGCCGCAGCATTGTGGCACTAGCTCGGCATGTGGGCCTTGGAGATGCAGCTGAGGCTGATGTTGCCAGCCTGCTGCAGGCCCATggggagcccccaccccacagcaTCCCCCAGGATGCAAAGGATGGGGCCATGAGTGGTTCTGGGCTGCCCTGGGAGACAGGGAATGGCCTGGTCTCTAGAAAACAAGAGCCAGATTTCACAGAGGCTGTGGTGGGTGCAGGCACTGAGGAAGCTGGTGTGGGTGCTCTGAGCCCTGAGCATCTCGCCCAGGCTCTGTCTCACTTTGCTGCTGGTTTACAGGTCCTCATAGAGAATGATCCAAACCGGGAGCGCAGCCTGCGGGTCTCCCGGGGTGTCCACTGTGCCCTTGCTCGCCTCCGGGAGCTACACCGGGAAAGGAGGCGACAGTCTCGGGCAGCTGCATCCTCAGGAGGCCCTGTGGTGGTGGCAGCAAGGGAGTTGGCAGGAAGCCTGCCATTGCCCCAA TTTGTTTTCCTGTCCCCCCAAACTGTAATCACAGGCATCATGGGGTGTCCACCTGATTGCCGAAACACCACTTGGGCCAGCAAACCACAGTCAGTCAGCAAGGGAAGGTGTTCTTGTGCTCTAGCTGGATGA
- the LOC122209048 gene encoding tigger transposable element-derived protein 1-like isoform X4: MRMGNKLGERGDKARNGRRQKQVWQERPRGCPCGHAGSYCGNWQCGEASSRCVAQGGGMKTTSRLQVSGKAPLGGIGLRHSAKRDRKSITLHMKLEVLRRFEEGEKLTQIARALGLATSTVASIRVNKDKIRANSQAATPVSATQLTRCRGVVMGHMERLLSLWIEEQKRQNLPISTLLIQDKARRLFVQLQHEQGSGTQAETFGASNGWFARFKARNNVLLTDEPAVADTQAAAHYPPVLRTILEEGCYSPHQVFNVDETGLFWKRLPERMLLALEGAAGPGLKASKDHLTLLLGGNAAGDFKLKPLLVYPSENPRALKGCSKASLPVVWRSNRNDWLTPSIFQEWFTGCFCPAVESYCASHGLPHRALLLLDGAPCHPAHLGGLSAHVRVEFLPKNTSALIQPMNQGVIATFKAYYLRRTLSQLVQETTGEDRPSVQEFWRSYTVVTAVDNIAEAWAELQPATMNSAWRKLWPECVPAGTPEPDTVPQLRRSIVALARHVGLGDAAEADVASLLQAHGEPPPHSIPQDAKDGAMSGSGLPWETGNGLVSRKQEPDFTEAVVLIENDPNRERSLRVSRGVHCALARLRELHRERRRQSRAAASSGGPVVVAARELAGSLPLPQFVFLSPQTVITGIMGCPPDCRNTTWASKPQSVSKGRCSCALAG, from the exons ATGAG GATGGGGAACAAACTGGGAGAAAGAGGTGACAAAGCTAGGAATGGAAGGAG GCAGAAGCAGGTGTGGCAGGAGAGGCCAAGAGGCTGCCCTTGTGGGCACGCTGGTAGCTACTGTGGAAACTGGCAGTGCGGAGAGGCTTCATCAAGGTGTGTGGCTCAGGGAGGCGGAATGAAGACAACTTCCCGCCTGCAGGTGTCGGGGAAGGCACCCCTTGGTGGGATTGGCCTCCGCCACAGTGCCAAGCGGGACCGAAAGTCCATCACCCTGCATATGAAGTTAGAGGTGCTTCGGAGGTTTGAGGAAGGTGAGAAGTTGACTCAGATTGCCCGGGCCTTGGGGCTGGCCACCTCTACCGTCGCCTCAATCCGTGTCAACAAGGACAAGATCCGGGCCAATTCCCAGGCAGCCACACCTGTCAGTGCCACGCAGCTGACCCGCTGCCGGGGTGTGGTGATGGGCCATATGGAACGCTTGCTGAGCCTATGGATTGAGGAGCAAAAGCGGCAGAACCTGCCCATCAGCACACTGCTCATCCAGGACAAGGCACGACGGCTCTTTGTGCAGCtgcagcatgagcagggcagtGGCACTCAGGCTGAGACCTTCGGGGCCAGTAACGGCTGGTTTGCCCGATTCAAGGCTCGCAACAATGTGCTTTTGACAGATGAGCCAGCTGTGGCTGACACCCAGGCTGCTGCCCACTATCCCCCAGTGCTGCGCACCATTCTGGAGGAGGGCTGTTACTCACCACACCAAGTTTTCAACGTGGATGAGACAGGCCTGTTCTGGAAGCGGCTGCCAGAGCGCATGTTGCTGGCACTGGAGGGGGCAGCCGGGCCTGGCCTCAAGGCCTCTAAGGACCACTTGACCCTGCTGCTTGGTGGCAacgcagctggtgactttaaacTGAAGCCTCTGCTAGTGTACCCCTCGGAGAATCCACGTGCCCTCAAGGGCTGCTCCAAGGCCAGCCTTCCTGTGGTCTGGCGCTCCAACCGCAATGACTGGCTGACACCCAGCATCTTCCAGGAGTGGTTTACTGGCTGCTTCTGTCCTGCTGTAGAGAGCTACTGTGCCAGCCATGGCCTCCCACACCGTGCCCTATTGCTCCTGGATGGTGCACCCTGCCACCCTGCTCACCTGGGTGGCCTCTCAGCCCACGTGAGGGTTGAGTTCCTGCCTAAGAACACATCGGCCCTGATCCAGCCCATGAACCAGGGTGTCATTGCCACATTCAAGGCCTATTACCTGCGCCGCACGCTCAGCCAGCTGGTCCAGGAGACGACTGGTGAAGACCGACCCTCTGTGCAGGAGTTCTGGCGCAGCTATACTGTCGTGACTGCTGTGGACAATATAGCTGAAGCCTGGGCAGAGCTGCAGCCTGCCACCATGAACAGCGCCTGGAGGAAGCTCTGGCCTGAGTGTGTCCCTGCTGGCACCCCTGAGCCTGACACTGTGCCTCAGCTCCGCCGCAGCATTGTGGCACTAGCTCGGCATGTGGGCCTTGGAGATGCAGCTGAGGCTGATGTTGCCAGCCTGCTGCAGGCCCATggggagcccccaccccacagcaTCCCCCAGGATGCAAAGGATGGGGCCATGAGTGGTTCTGGGCTGCCCTGGGAGACAGGGAATGGCCTGGTCTCTAGAAAACAAGAGCCAGATTTCACAGAGGCTGTG GTCCTCATAGAGAATGATCCAAACCGGGAGCGCAGCCTGCGGGTCTCCCGGGGTGTCCACTGTGCCCTTGCTCGCCTCCGGGAGCTACACCGGGAAAGGAGGCGACAGTCTCGGGCAGCTGCATCCTCAGGAGGCCCTGTGGTGGTGGCAGCAAGGGAGTTGGCAGGAAGCCTGCCATTGCCCCAA TTTGTTTTCCTGTCCCCCCAAACTGTAATCACAGGCATCATGGGGTGTCCACCTGATTGCCGAAACACCACTTGGGCCAGCAAACCACAGTCAGTCAGCAAGGGAAGGTGTTCTTGTGCTCTAGCTGGATGA
- the LOC122209048 gene encoding tigger transposable element-derived protein 1-like isoform X2, whose product MRQKQVWQERPRGCPCGHAGSYCGNWQCGEASSRCVAQGGGMKTTSRLQVSGKAPLGGIGLRHSAKRDRKSITLHMKLEVLRRFEEGEKLTQIARALGLATSTVASIRVNKDKIRANSQAATPVSATQLTRCRGVVMGHMERLLSLWIEEQKRQNLPISTLLIQDKARRLFVQLQHEQGSGTQAETFGASNGWFARFKARNNVLLTDEPAVADTQAAAHYPPVLRTILEEGCYSPHQVFNVDETGLFWKRLPERMLLALEGAAGPGLKASKDHLTLLLGGNAAGDFKLKPLLVYPSENPRALKGCSKASLPVVWRSNRNDWLTPSIFQEWFTGCFCPAVESYCASHGLPHRALLLLDGAPCHPAHLGGLSAHVRVEFLPKNTSALIQPMNQGVIATFKAYYLRRTLSQLVQETTGEDRPSVQEFWRSYTVVTAVDNIAEAWAELQPATMNSAWRKLWPECVPAGTPEPDTVPQLRRSIVALARHVGLGDAAEADVASLLQAHGEPPPHSIPQDAKDGAMSGSGLPWETGNGLVSRKQEPDFTEAVVGAGTEEAGVGALSPEHLAQALSHFAAGLQVLIENDPNRERSLRVSRGVHCALARLRELHRERRRQSRAAASSGGPVVVAARELAGSLPLPQFVFLSPQTVITGIMGCPPDCRNTTWASKPQSVSKGRCSCALAG is encoded by the exons ATGAG GCAGAAGCAGGTGTGGCAGGAGAGGCCAAGAGGCTGCCCTTGTGGGCACGCTGGTAGCTACTGTGGAAACTGGCAGTGCGGAGAGGCTTCATCAAGGTGTGTGGCTCAGGGAGGCGGAATGAAGACAACTTCCCGCCTGCAGGTGTCGGGGAAGGCACCCCTTGGTGGGATTGGCCTCCGCCACAGTGCCAAGCGGGACCGAAAGTCCATCACCCTGCATATGAAGTTAGAGGTGCTTCGGAGGTTTGAGGAAGGTGAGAAGTTGACTCAGATTGCCCGGGCCTTGGGGCTGGCCACCTCTACCGTCGCCTCAATCCGTGTCAACAAGGACAAGATCCGGGCCAATTCCCAGGCAGCCACACCTGTCAGTGCCACGCAGCTGACCCGCTGCCGGGGTGTGGTGATGGGCCATATGGAACGCTTGCTGAGCCTATGGATTGAGGAGCAAAAGCGGCAGAACCTGCCCATCAGCACACTGCTCATCCAGGACAAGGCACGACGGCTCTTTGTGCAGCtgcagcatgagcagggcagtGGCACTCAGGCTGAGACCTTCGGGGCCAGTAACGGCTGGTTTGCCCGATTCAAGGCTCGCAACAATGTGCTTTTGACAGATGAGCCAGCTGTGGCTGACACCCAGGCTGCTGCCCACTATCCCCCAGTGCTGCGCACCATTCTGGAGGAGGGCTGTTACTCACCACACCAAGTTTTCAACGTGGATGAGACAGGCCTGTTCTGGAAGCGGCTGCCAGAGCGCATGTTGCTGGCACTGGAGGGGGCAGCCGGGCCTGGCCTCAAGGCCTCTAAGGACCACTTGACCCTGCTGCTTGGTGGCAacgcagctggtgactttaaacTGAAGCCTCTGCTAGTGTACCCCTCGGAGAATCCACGTGCCCTCAAGGGCTGCTCCAAGGCCAGCCTTCCTGTGGTCTGGCGCTCCAACCGCAATGACTGGCTGACACCCAGCATCTTCCAGGAGTGGTTTACTGGCTGCTTCTGTCCTGCTGTAGAGAGCTACTGTGCCAGCCATGGCCTCCCACACCGTGCCCTATTGCTCCTGGATGGTGCACCCTGCCACCCTGCTCACCTGGGTGGCCTCTCAGCCCACGTGAGGGTTGAGTTCCTGCCTAAGAACACATCGGCCCTGATCCAGCCCATGAACCAGGGTGTCATTGCCACATTCAAGGCCTATTACCTGCGCCGCACGCTCAGCCAGCTGGTCCAGGAGACGACTGGTGAAGACCGACCCTCTGTGCAGGAGTTCTGGCGCAGCTATACTGTCGTGACTGCTGTGGACAATATAGCTGAAGCCTGGGCAGAGCTGCAGCCTGCCACCATGAACAGCGCCTGGAGGAAGCTCTGGCCTGAGTGTGTCCCTGCTGGCACCCCTGAGCCTGACACTGTGCCTCAGCTCCGCCGCAGCATTGTGGCACTAGCTCGGCATGTGGGCCTTGGAGATGCAGCTGAGGCTGATGTTGCCAGCCTGCTGCAGGCCCATggggagcccccaccccacagcaTCCCCCAGGATGCAAAGGATGGGGCCATGAGTGGTTCTGGGCTGCCCTGGGAGACAGGGAATGGCCTGGTCTCTAGAAAACAAGAGCCAGATTTCACAGAGGCTGTGGTGGGTGCAGGCACTGAGGAAGCTGGTGTGGGTGCTCTGAGCCCTGAGCATCTCGCCCAGGCTCTGTCTCACTTTGCTGCTGGTTTACAGGTCCTCATAGAGAATGATCCAAACCGGGAGCGCAGCCTGCGGGTCTCCCGGGGTGTCCACTGTGCCCTTGCTCGCCTCCGGGAGCTACACCGGGAAAGGAGGCGACAGTCTCGGGCAGCTGCATCCTCAGGAGGCCCTGTGGTGGTGGCAGCAAGGGAGTTGGCAGGAAGCCTGCCATTGCCCCAA TTTGTTTTCCTGTCCCCCCAAACTGTAATCACAGGCATCATGGGGTGTCCACCTGATTGCCGAAACACCACTTGGGCCAGCAAACCACAGTCAGTCAGCAAGGGAAGGTGTTCTTGTGCTCTAGCTGGATGA
- the LOC122209048 gene encoding tigger transposable element-derived protein 1-like isoform X3, which translates to MRMGNKLGERGDKARNGRRQKQVWQERPRGCPCGHAGSYCGNWQCGEASSRCVAQGGGMKTTSRLQVSGKAPLGGIGLRHSAKRDRKSITLHMKLEVLRRFEEGEKLTQIARALGLATSTVASIRVNKDKIRANSQAATPVSATQLTRCRGVVMGHMERLLSLWIEEQKRQNLPISTLLIQDKARRLFVQLQHEQGSGTQAETFGASNGWFARFKARNNVLLTDEPAVADTQAAAHYPPVLRTILEEGCYSPHQVFNVDETGLFWKRLPERMLLALEGAAGPGLKASKDHLTLLLGGNAAGDFKLKPLLVYPSENPRALKGCSKASLPVVWRSNRNDWLTPSIFQEWFTGCFCPAVESYCASHGLPHRALLLLDGAPCHPAHLGGLSAHVRVEFLPKNTSALIQPMNQGVIATFKAYYLRRTLSQLVQETTGEDRPSVQEFWRSYTVVTAVDNIAEAWAELQPATMNSAWRKLWPECVPAGTPEPDTVPQLRRSIVALARHVGLGDAAEADVASLLQAHGEPPPHSIPQDAKDGAMSGSGLPWETGNGLVSRKQEPDFTEAVVGAGTEEAGVGALSPEHLAQALSHFAAGLQVLIENDPNRERSLRVSRGVHCALARLRELHRERRRQSRAAASSGGPVVVAARELAGSLPLPQVGPIEGGQVAKGTGPEGQTSGCPI; encoded by the exons ATGAG GATGGGGAACAAACTGGGAGAAAGAGGTGACAAAGCTAGGAATGGAAGGAG GCAGAAGCAGGTGTGGCAGGAGAGGCCAAGAGGCTGCCCTTGTGGGCACGCTGGTAGCTACTGTGGAAACTGGCAGTGCGGAGAGGCTTCATCAAGGTGTGTGGCTCAGGGAGGCGGAATGAAGACAACTTCCCGCCTGCAGGTGTCGGGGAAGGCACCCCTTGGTGGGATTGGCCTCCGCCACAGTGCCAAGCGGGACCGAAAGTCCATCACCCTGCATATGAAGTTAGAGGTGCTTCGGAGGTTTGAGGAAGGTGAGAAGTTGACTCAGATTGCCCGGGCCTTGGGGCTGGCCACCTCTACCGTCGCCTCAATCCGTGTCAACAAGGACAAGATCCGGGCCAATTCCCAGGCAGCCACACCTGTCAGTGCCACGCAGCTGACCCGCTGCCGGGGTGTGGTGATGGGCCATATGGAACGCTTGCTGAGCCTATGGATTGAGGAGCAAAAGCGGCAGAACCTGCCCATCAGCACACTGCTCATCCAGGACAAGGCACGACGGCTCTTTGTGCAGCtgcagcatgagcagggcagtGGCACTCAGGCTGAGACCTTCGGGGCCAGTAACGGCTGGTTTGCCCGATTCAAGGCTCGCAACAATGTGCTTTTGACAGATGAGCCAGCTGTGGCTGACACCCAGGCTGCTGCCCACTATCCCCCAGTGCTGCGCACCATTCTGGAGGAGGGCTGTTACTCACCACACCAAGTTTTCAACGTGGATGAGACAGGCCTGTTCTGGAAGCGGCTGCCAGAGCGCATGTTGCTGGCACTGGAGGGGGCAGCCGGGCCTGGCCTCAAGGCCTCTAAGGACCACTTGACCCTGCTGCTTGGTGGCAacgcagctggtgactttaaacTGAAGCCTCTGCTAGTGTACCCCTCGGAGAATCCACGTGCCCTCAAGGGCTGCTCCAAGGCCAGCCTTCCTGTGGTCTGGCGCTCCAACCGCAATGACTGGCTGACACCCAGCATCTTCCAGGAGTGGTTTACTGGCTGCTTCTGTCCTGCTGTAGAGAGCTACTGTGCCAGCCATGGCCTCCCACACCGTGCCCTATTGCTCCTGGATGGTGCACCCTGCCACCCTGCTCACCTGGGTGGCCTCTCAGCCCACGTGAGGGTTGAGTTCCTGCCTAAGAACACATCGGCCCTGATCCAGCCCATGAACCAGGGTGTCATTGCCACATTCAAGGCCTATTACCTGCGCCGCACGCTCAGCCAGCTGGTCCAGGAGACGACTGGTGAAGACCGACCCTCTGTGCAGGAGTTCTGGCGCAGCTATACTGTCGTGACTGCTGTGGACAATATAGCTGAAGCCTGGGCAGAGCTGCAGCCTGCCACCATGAACAGCGCCTGGAGGAAGCTCTGGCCTGAGTGTGTCCCTGCTGGCACCCCTGAGCCTGACACTGTGCCTCAGCTCCGCCGCAGCATTGTGGCACTAGCTCGGCATGTGGGCCTTGGAGATGCAGCTGAGGCTGATGTTGCCAGCCTGCTGCAGGCCCATggggagcccccaccccacagcaTCCCCCAGGATGCAAAGGATGGGGCCATGAGTGGTTCTGGGCTGCCCTGGGAGACAGGGAATGGCCTGGTCTCTAGAAAACAAGAGCCAGATTTCACAGAGGCTGTGGTGGGTGCAGGCACTGAGGAAGCTGGTGTGGGTGCTCTGAGCCCTGAGCATCTCGCCCAGGCTCTGTCTCACTTTGCTGCTGGTTTACAGGTCCTCATAGAGAATGATCCAAACCGGGAGCGCAGCCTGCGGGTCTCCCGGGGTGTCCACTGTGCCCTTGCTCGCCTCCGGGAGCTACACCGGGAAAGGAGGCGACAGTCTCGGGCAGCTGCATCCTCAGGAGGCCCTGTGGTGGTGGCAGCAAGGGAGTTGGCAGGAAGCCTGCCATTGCCCCAAGTGGGTCCCATAGAGGGTGGGCAAGTGGCTAAGGGCACAGGTCCTGAAGGTCAGACCTCTGGCTGTCCTATATGA